A genomic stretch from Telopea speciosissima isolate NSW1024214 ecotype Mountain lineage chromosome 7, Tspe_v1, whole genome shotgun sequence includes:
- the LOC122668122 gene encoding homeobox-DDT domain protein RLT1 isoform X2: MGESGDTHSEEEKVLPEKNKKRRLKTPSQVEALENFYNEHKYPTESMKAQLAEEIGLSEKQISGWFCHRRLKDKKLREEACANGRQDLSSGVIQEHGSGLRQDSCSSTKQGDYGHFDPREVESQRLYDQDFPATDITYKTRGRNMLTGRYGTVDNTSSGSSSASQDRLLPLRGDSYDIEPSRYHSWNSNYISMDTRGVQNRGYKLASGYLNLQDEVEHAAITAVKRQLGRQYQEDGPQLGVEFQPLPPGAFEIPVSDPVHEPFYVGDPVQLDSQSIPRTSSEHGLNMRCDRYNSKMHAQGPYQEGAQLKRTIWESDPRPLKPKSSVSRRNHGIRSKHVVEGMRSNFATDQHLRLYSEKVVTSESSYPRLDNCDNARPHLFQRREYFESKPSNLELLNNESLGNMDRGKSRMAKFPDERVYGDRRMSKEYGNQMARRIRRDELLPQDNVSKTPSPQALLPWTKQIKGSAVETPTSFSEDETEENSSSTG; this comes from the exons AGTCCGGTGATACTCATTCTGAAGAGGAGAAAGTCCTTccagagaagaataagaaaagaaggCTCAAGACGCCATCCCAAGTTGAGGCTTTAGAGAATTTTTATAATG AACATAAATATCCGACAGAGTCAATGAAGGCACAGCTTGCAGAAGAAATAGGGTTGTCAGAGAAACAGATCTCGGGATGGTTTTGCCACAGAAGGTTGAAGGATAAAAAATTAAGAGAGGAAGCATGTGCCAATGGAAGACAAGATCTTTCAAGTGGTGTTATACAGGAGCATGGCAGTGGACTTAGGCAGGATTCATGCAGCAGCACCAAGCAAGGCGACTATGGGCATTTCGACCCAAGGGAAGTGGAAAGTCAAAGGCTCTATGACCAGGATTTTCCAGCAACAGACATCACTTATAAGACTAGGGGTCGAAATATGCTAACTGGACGCTATGGTACAGTGGACAACACATCTTCAGGAAGTAGCTCAGCTTCACAGGACAGGTTACTTCCTCTTAGAGGGGATTCATATGATATTGAACCTTCAAGATACCATTCATGGAATAGTAACTATATCTCGATGGATACGAGAGGTGTGCAGAACAGAGGATATAAGCTGGCGTCAGGATATTTGAACTTGCAGGATGAGGTTGAACATGCTGCTATCACGGCTGTTAAGAGACAATTGGGTAGGCAGTACCAGGAAGATGGTCCACAGCTTGGTGTTGAATTTCAGCCTCTTCCTCCTGGTGCATTTGAGATACCAGTTAGTGATCCAGTCCATG AACCATTTTATGTCGGTGATCCTGTCCAACTGGATTCTCAGAGCATTCCAAGAACCTCTAGCGAACATGGTCTTAACATG AGATGTGACAGATACAATTCCAAGATGCATGCTCAAGGGCCATATCAAGAAGGAGCCCAACTTAAAAGAACCATATGGGAGTCTGATCCCCGGCCATTGAAACCGAAGTCTTCTGTCTC CAGGAGGAACCATGGCATTAGGTCTAAGCATGTCGTGGAGGGAATGAGATCAAATTTTGCCACAGACCAACATCTTCGCCTTTACAGTGAAAAAGTTGTCACAAGTGAATCATCTTATCCTCGGTTGGATAACTGTGATAATGCCCGCCCTCATTTGTTTCAAAGGAGGGAATACTTCGAGTCTAAGCCTTCCAATTTGGAACTTCTAAACAACGAATCTCTTGGTAATATGGACAGAGGAAAGTCTAGGATGGCAAAATTTCCG GATGAAAGGGTCTATGGAGACAGGAGAATGAGTAAGGAGTATGGCAATCAG ATGGCTAGGAGAATCAGACGTGATGAACTTTTACCGCAAGACAATGTATCAAAAACACCATCTCCTCAGGCGTTGCTGCCATGGACAAAGCAGATAAAAGG GTCCGCTGTGGAGACCCCAACCAGTTTCAGTGAGGATGAAACCGAGGAAAATAGTTCTTCCACAGGGTAG
- the LOC122668122 gene encoding homeobox-DDT domain protein RLT2 isoform X1 gives MGESGDTHSEEEKVLPEKNKKRRLKTPSQVEALENFYNEHKYPTESMKAQLAEEIGLSEKQISGWFCHRRLKDKKLREEACANGRQDLSSGVIQEHGSGLRQDSCSSTKQGDYGHFDPREVESQRLYDQDFPATDITYKTRGRNMLTGRYGTVDNTSSGSSSASQDRLLPLRGDSYDIEPSRYHSWNSNYISMDTRGVQNRGYKLASGYLNLQDEVEHAAITAVKRQLGRQYQEDGPQLGVEFQPLPPGAFEIPVSDPVHEPFYVGDPVQLDSQSIPRTSSEHGLNMRCDRYNSKMHAQGPYQEGAQLKRTIWESDPRPLKPKSSVSNYSNHAPAWNSALDFDEDSIGEASGFNIRRNHGIRSKHVVEGMRSNFATDQHLRLYSEKVVTSESSYPRLDNCDNARPHLFQRREYFESKPSNLELLNNESLGNMDRGKSRMAKFPDERVYGDRRMSKEYGNQMARRIRRDELLPQDNVSKTPSPQALLPWTKQIKGSAVETPTSFSEDETEENSSSTG, from the exons AGTCCGGTGATACTCATTCTGAAGAGGAGAAAGTCCTTccagagaagaataagaaaagaaggCTCAAGACGCCATCCCAAGTTGAGGCTTTAGAGAATTTTTATAATG AACATAAATATCCGACAGAGTCAATGAAGGCACAGCTTGCAGAAGAAATAGGGTTGTCAGAGAAACAGATCTCGGGATGGTTTTGCCACAGAAGGTTGAAGGATAAAAAATTAAGAGAGGAAGCATGTGCCAATGGAAGACAAGATCTTTCAAGTGGTGTTATACAGGAGCATGGCAGTGGACTTAGGCAGGATTCATGCAGCAGCACCAAGCAAGGCGACTATGGGCATTTCGACCCAAGGGAAGTGGAAAGTCAAAGGCTCTATGACCAGGATTTTCCAGCAACAGACATCACTTATAAGACTAGGGGTCGAAATATGCTAACTGGACGCTATGGTACAGTGGACAACACATCTTCAGGAAGTAGCTCAGCTTCACAGGACAGGTTACTTCCTCTTAGAGGGGATTCATATGATATTGAACCTTCAAGATACCATTCATGGAATAGTAACTATATCTCGATGGATACGAGAGGTGTGCAGAACAGAGGATATAAGCTGGCGTCAGGATATTTGAACTTGCAGGATGAGGTTGAACATGCTGCTATCACGGCTGTTAAGAGACAATTGGGTAGGCAGTACCAGGAAGATGGTCCACAGCTTGGTGTTGAATTTCAGCCTCTTCCTCCTGGTGCATTTGAGATACCAGTTAGTGATCCAGTCCATG AACCATTTTATGTCGGTGATCCTGTCCAACTGGATTCTCAGAGCATTCCAAGAACCTCTAGCGAACATGGTCTTAACATG AGATGTGACAGATACAATTCCAAGATGCATGCTCAAGGGCCATATCAAGAAGGAGCCCAACTTAAAAGAACCATATGGGAGTCTGATCCCCGGCCATTGAAACCGAAGTCTTCTGTCTCCAATTACAGTAATCATGCCCCTGCCTGGAATTCTGCCTTGGATTTTGATGAAGATTCCATTGGGGAAGCTTCTGGTTTTAACATCAGGAGGAACCATGGCATTAGGTCTAAGCATGTCGTGGAGGGAATGAGATCAAATTTTGCCACAGACCAACATCTTCGCCTTTACAGTGAAAAAGTTGTCACAAGTGAATCATCTTATCCTCGGTTGGATAACTGTGATAATGCCCGCCCTCATTTGTTTCAAAGGAGGGAATACTTCGAGTCTAAGCCTTCCAATTTGGAACTTCTAAACAACGAATCTCTTGGTAATATGGACAGAGGAAAGTCTAGGATGGCAAAATTTCCG GATGAAAGGGTCTATGGAGACAGGAGAATGAGTAAGGAGTATGGCAATCAG ATGGCTAGGAGAATCAGACGTGATGAACTTTTACCGCAAGACAATGTATCAAAAACACCATCTCCTCAGGCGTTGCTGCCATGGACAAAGCAGATAAAAGG GTCCGCTGTGGAGACCCCAACCAGTTTCAGTGAGGATGAAACCGAGGAAAATAGTTCTTCCACAGGGTAG
- the LOC122668306 gene encoding transcription factor ORG2-like, which produces MLTLSPPLYSTLGWPTEDHIRQEQEQEQKNWIDNGTSLNCNLRETEVLGLCPPFPSLEQQQIDLDDDSIPSSGINNDQGLIKKLSHNAGERDRRKKLNNLYVSLGSLLPGIDNTRKLSIPATISRVLKYIPELQKQVERLKQRKDEILASVYNRGNTKNQIDRQKNGIIRKSLPTVSVSRVDEGEILVQICTCKNTRSPFSEVLLNLEVEGLQLLNVSSSSSFLIFIFRCTSSTCTPW; this is translated from the exons atGTTAACCTTATCTCCTCCCTTGTATTCAACTTTAGGATGGCCAACAGAAGATCACATTAGGCAAGAGCAAGAGCAAGAGCAGAAGAACTGGATAGACAATGGCACCTCCCTCAACTGCAACCTTAGAGAAACAGAGGTTTTGGGCTTATGTCCCCCCTTCCCTTCTCTGGAACAACAACAAATAGATCTTGATGATGACTCCATTCCATCGAGTGGGATTAACAATGATCAGGGCTTAATTAAGAAATTGAGTCACAATGCCGGTGAACGTGATCGCCGGAAGAAATTAAACAATCTTTATGTTTCTCTTGGATCACTACTTCCTGGAATTGATAATACG AGGAAATTAAGCATTCCAGCAACGATTTCTCGTGTTCTTAAATACATTCCTGAGCTGCAAAAACAAGTTGAGAGGCTGAAACAGAGGAAGGATGAAATATTGGCAAGTGTTTATAACAGAGGTaataccaaaaatcaaataGATAGACAAAAAAACGGCATAATCAGAAAATCTCTGCCAACTGTTTCGGTGAGCCGAGTCGATGAAGGAGAGATTCTGGTTCAGATATGCACATGTAAGAACACAAGAAGTCCATTCTCAGAGGTTCTACTAAATCTAGAGGTTGAAGGTCTTCAACTCTTGAATGTATCATCTTCTAGC TCTTTTTTAATATTCATCTTCAGGTGTACTTCCTCTACTTGTACTCCTTGGTGA